The following is a genomic window from Pirellulales bacterium.
GCGGACTATCGCTTCAGTATAATTAGCCGAGGCGATTTCACGATGCTCCTCGGCGCGATCGGCGAAGATTTCCGGACAGATAAGTGTTATAACCGGAACTGGCAAGTGCCGAGTTGTCCTAGCCCGAATTTCATACCACCGAGGCGCAGCGCTGACGGAGTTGAAGATACGCGGATCGCTGAATATCGACGAATTTGCCCTATGTCTCTCGATTTAATCGCTACATTACGAGATTTGGTCGCTACGCCAAGTGTCAACCCGATGGGCCGCGCGCTGGATGGGCCGGAGTACTGCGAATACCGGGTGACCGACTACTTGGAGCGGCTTTTTGCTCGCCTTGGCATTCCCTCGCAGCGCCAAACGGTTGCGCCCAAACGCGACAATCTTTTCGCTCTACTCGAAGGCGACCCGCCGCTAGAGCAAGGCGGGCGGCTGGTGATGCTCGAAGCTCATCAAGACACCGTGCCAACCGACGGTATGACCATTCCGCCCTTTGATTCGCAAATCCGCGACGGCCGACTGTTTGGCCGCGGCGCGTGCGACATCAAAGGAGGCATGGCCGCGATGCTCCACGCGTTTTCACGGCTTGCGGATACGCGACCGAAGCCACGGCCAACCGTCGTCATGGCCTGCACCGTGAATGAAGAACATGGCTTCACGGGGGCCATGAAATTGTGCCGCACATGGTTCGATGAGCCAAGCTCGATGATTCCACGGCGCCCCGATGCGGCAATTGTCGCCGAGCCAACTAATCTGAATGTCGTCGTCGCTCACAAAGGCATGGTTCGTTGGCGTTGTCATGTGTTGGGACGATCGGCTCACAGCTCGCAGCCCGAGCTAGGTGAAAATGCGATTTTTCGCATGGCACCTGTACTAGCAGCCCTCGAGCGATATCAACGAGACATTGTCGGTAAGCTCGCCGAGCATCCGCTTTGCGGTCGGCCGACGCTCAGCGTTGGCATCATCGGCGGCGGCGTCAGCGTGAACACGGTACCGGGCCGCTGCACGATTGAAATTGATCGGCGAATCGTGCCTGGCGAGCAGCCGCTGGCCGCGCGACAGCACGCGATGGACTACTTGGAGGCTGAAACGCAGCTCGGCGATCGGCTCCAGCACGATCCCCCGTATATGCAGGGCCGCGGGCTCCCAAGCGACAATAACGGCGAACTGGGCCGCCGTTTGATTGGCGCAGTGCGACAAACGACCGGCAGAGAATCTCGGATCATCGGCGTGCCGTATGGCACCGATGCGGCCATTCTCGGTCCTGCCGGCGTGCCATGCGTGGTGTTCGGCCCTGGTTCCATCGATCAAGCTCACACGGCCGACGAATGGGTGCCGCTGGCGGAAGTGGAAGCGGCAAGCGAAGTGCTGTATCGGGCGATGGCAGACTGGTTGACATGAATTGGGGTGAATTGGAATGCCGGAGGCCCAATCGGATCGTGCTGGGTTGGCGGCAGGCAGTGAAAGATCGCGAACTTGGCCGAGGCTCGAGGGCCGCCGATGGCCAATTTCATTTGCCGGTTTTACTTTGCGTAACACTTTAGCCGTATGAAGTAATTCTCAAAAAACACGGGATTCACTCAGCTAGCATGCAAGACGCTATCATTCAAATCTCCGAGCAATTTTGAGATTACTTCAATCCGCTAAATAGAGACTACTTTGCTTAAGGCAGTGCTGCTTCGAGCGGAATTATGAGTGGCGCACGGAAAACTGCCATGCTTTCTTTTCACGTCACCGTGCGTGCTCGACCGGAGCGGATTGCGATGGGGCCACCCATTGAGCTCCGCAATAAGTCGATCCGAACCTTGGCGATTTCGCCAGCATTGCTCACGACGCCATTCCGCTTGAGCTTCGAGGAGGTCGCGGCGCAACTGGACCAATTGGAGCGAATGTTG
Proteins encoded in this region:
- a CDS encoding M20 family metallopeptidase; protein product: MSLDLIATLRDLVATPSVNPMGRALDGPEYCEYRVTDYLERLFARLGIPSQRQTVAPKRDNLFALLEGDPPLEQGGRLVMLEAHQDTVPTDGMTIPPFDSQIRDGRLFGRGACDIKGGMAAMLHAFSRLADTRPKPRPTVVMACTVNEEHGFTGAMKLCRTWFDEPSSMIPRRPDAAIVAEPTNLNVVVAHKGMVRWRCHVLGRSAHSSQPELGENAIFRMAPVLAALERYQRDIVGKLAEHPLCGRPTLSVGIIGGGVSVNTVPGRCTIEIDRRIVPGEQPLAARQHAMDYLEAETQLGDRLQHDPPYMQGRGLPSDNNGELGRRLIGAVRQTTGRESRIIGVPYGTDAAILGPAGVPCVVFGPGSIDQAHTADEWVPLAEVEAASEVLYRAMADWLT